The window ACGCTGGCGGCGGACAGCGTCGGCGATCGGCCGGAGTACCGGACGGACGGCGGCCGCACCGTCTACGGCGGCGGCGGTATCACGCCGGACATCATCGTCAATCCGGACACGCTGACGCTGCAGGAGCAGACGTACCTGCGTGCGCTGCAGCCGCACGGCTCGAAGTACTTCGAGACGCGCTTCACGTGGGCGGTCGCGTACGCCAAGTCGCAGCCGAACCTGCAGCGCGGCTTCCAGGTGTCGCCCGAGATGCGTGAGTCGTTCCGCCAGGCGCTGGTGAAGGCGGGCGTCGACGTCGGGCAGGACGTGTTCGATGGCGCCGAGCGCCTGGTCTCGCGCGACCTCGCCTACGAGATCGCGTACGCGAAGTGGGGACAGGCCGAGGCCCGCCGTCGGCTGAATGACGACGACCGCCAGATCGAGGTCGCAGCCGAGCTGCTCCGACAGGCCAACTCGCCCGAGACGCTGTTCCGCGTCGCCGCGCAGCGGGGCAGTGATGCACCGCGCGTTGCGGGGCCGTCAGGCGGCCACTGATCCGCAGCCCACTTCCAGCAGCGAGGGGCGTCCCGGTCGACCGGGACGCCCCGTTCGTTTGTATGCGAGGGGATGAAAGGCCGGGACCCGTGCCGGCGCGGCGACGCGCGCGTGGGCATCGTTCTGCTGCGACGCGGGCGTCGTTTGCGGCGTCCTGCCTCCGGCTGCATCTTGGGCGCGCTGAGCGCATGAATGACACCGACGACGTGGTAGAAACGGCGGCACCCGGGAACGGGCCGCCAGCGCACCCGGGGGCACTGCCGCCGGGTGCTGTTCTCGTCGTGGCGGTGCTCGCGGTCAGCTGGGCGGGACCACTGGTGCGGTTCACGGACGCGCCGGCGCTGGCGATCTCCGCCTGGCGCCTGCTGCTCGCCGTCGCAGTGCTGAGCGTGATCGTGATCGCGCGCGGCCGTCTCCACGAGGTGCGCGCACTGGACACGCGGGAACGGTGGCTCGCACTCGCGGGCGGTGCGTGCCTGGCCGCGCATTTCTGGACGTGGGTGGCGTCGCTCGGGCTGACGACGGTGGCCAGCTCGGTCGTGCTGGTGAACATGCAGCCCGTCTTCGTGGTCGCCCTGTCCGCGCTGTTCCTGCACGAGCGTCCCGCCCGGCAGCAGGCGATCGGCATCGGGATCGCGATGGCGGGCGCACTGATCATCGCGTGGGGCGACTTCGCACTCGGTACCCGGGCGCTGATGGGTGATGCGTTGGCGCTCGCCGGTGCGGTGTTCGTGGCGGCGTACTACGTGATCGGCCGGCGGCTGCGCCAGCGGCTGGACGTCTGGAACTACGTGTTCGTCGTGTACGGTGTCGCGGCTGTGCTGCTCGTGGCGGTGATTGCGCTGCACCCCGGTGTCCAGCTGACGGGCTACGGTCGCAACGACTGGCTCGTCTTCGTGGCGCTCGCGCTCGGGCCGATGCTGATCGGCCACACGGGCG is drawn from Longimicrobiales bacterium and contains these coding sequences:
- a CDS encoding DMT family transporter — its product is MNDTDDVVETAAPGNGPPAHPGALPPGAVLVVAVLAVSWAGPLVRFTDAPALAISAWRLLLAVAVLSVIVIARGRLHEVRALDTRERWLALAGGACLAAHFWTWVASLGLTTVASSVVLVNMQPVFVVALSALFLHERPARQQAIGIGIAMAGALIIAWGDFALGTRALMGDALALAGAVFVAAYYVIGRRLRQRLDVWNYVFVVYGVAAVLLVAVIALHPGVQLTGYGRNDWLVFVALALGPMLIGHTGVNYALRYLPAYVANLAILGEPVGATLIAWLLPAIREVPGLQTIAGGVVLLTGILIGAMRPRRRTYT